The genomic DNA GGTTCTTTGACAATCCGTGCGGAATGGTAAATCGGCCCCATGATGTCGCCGGGATACTTTTCAACATTCATATTTTCGTGAGCAAGCACCAGGTGACACATCGCAGCTGAAGCAATATCGAGTTCTAAATTCGATCCAATCGAACATGCAACTCCATGCTCAGCTGCCAGCTTTACGATTTCCAGTGACTTGCGAAGTCCCCCATTCTTTCCTGGGTAAACACTGATGACATCGCAGGCTTGATGGCGAATGCACTGCATGGCGTGCGACGCATCAAAACAGATGTCGTCTGCCATCACTTCCGCAGCGATTGAATTTCGCACCTCTGCGAGTCCATGATAATCATCTCGTGGTGTTGGCTGTTCGAAGAGCGCAACGTTGCAGTCTTTCAATGCATTTGCAGCTTCGATTGCTGTTGCCACGTCGAACCCACAATTCGCATCGATGACAATATCGTAATCAGGTCCAATGGTTTCTCGAACGATCCGGACTCGTTCAATGTCTTCTTCTAAAACCGTGCCAACTTTCACTTTGATTGTCGTAAACCCGAGGTCGATCAACTCTTTCGCGCGGCGACGAGCACGTTCAGGATCGTAAGCTCCCATGGAAAAGCGACAGCGAATTTTCGGAGAACGGACTGGACCACCTAACAAACTGTAAACCGGCTTTCCCTGATCTTTCCCCTGAATGTCCCAGCAAGCCATTTCGATTGCCGACTTCGCAAACCAGTTCCCTTGTGCCGCCTGATCCATCACCAAATCGATGCCTTCAATATCGTACG from Thalassoglobus polymorphus includes the following:
- a CDS encoding mandelate racemase/muconate lactonizing enzyme family protein codes for the protein MKITAIKTFPVRIPLKPEFRMVSALGKHDVSLYPIIRIETDSDVDGVGEATVIPRWSGETVWSAQAIIDEVFAPLLIGRDPYDIEGIDLVMDQAAQGNWFAKSAIEMACWDIQGKDQGKPVYSLLGGPVRSPKIRCRFSMGAYDPERARRRAKELIDLGFTTIKVKVGTVLEEDIERVRIVRETIGPDYDIVIDANCGFDVATAIEAANALKDCNVALFEQPTPRDDYHGLAEVRNSIAAEVMADDICFDASHAMQCIRHQACDVISVYPGKNGGLRKSLEIVKLAAEHGVACSIGSNLELDIASAAMCHLVLAHENMNVEKYPGDIMGPIYHSARIVKEPLEIEGPFITLSDRPGLGVDVDWGTVEEHLMS